Proteins co-encoded in one Polaromonas vacuolata genomic window:
- a CDS encoding pilus (MSHA type) biogenesis protein MshL: MISQIPILPPSPVLPRLPQRFVLSSVCALTLLGLLSACSVNRPLRTPDVGAVIRAEIKPEAPAPVTELASAEAAALASGRSVPPPELKIDLLVNNAPVRDVFLALVSDTRYSMLLHPDVAGTLSVALRNVTLVEALESIRDVYGYDFRIDGQRITIYAPTLQTRIFTVNYPISQRTGSSELRVSSGTTLAPNNGVGSSGASGQSIASSGANSNQGEGSRVVTASKTDLWSELANAARSLIGPGEGRNVVTSPQAGIMAVRAMPSELREVEKFLKAAQISVQRQVMLEAKIVEVELRDGFQGGIDWSILRNRSNSFAAGTISGNTSSASSRNALVSGVQPGLPGFSGGPSALAGPLSLPAAGAGLFGLAFAGGGFQAVLGFLETQGDVQILSSPRIATLNNQKAVLKVGNEDFFVTNVSSTSTPIVGAAGTVGNSQPAVTLTPFFSGISLDVTPQIDSGNSIMLHVHPSVTTVTEKNRQIDLGNGGSYNLPLASSSVNETDTMVKIIDGNIVAIGGLMQIQSSRQSSGLPGSGDNTLLANLFGNRVNSGRKKEVVVLIKPTIIRTAEDWESQTRRASTALDEMDTVRARVIRIDGSFAASRPKVPAPTTPTPVPALVK; the protein is encoded by the coding sequence GTGATTTCTCAAATACCCATACTCCCCCCGTCCCCAGTCTTGCCAAGACTGCCCCAGCGTTTTGTGCTGAGCAGCGTGTGTGCGCTCACGTTGCTGGGTTTGCTGTCAGCCTGCAGCGTCAACAGACCACTCAGAACGCCAGATGTAGGCGCAGTGATTCGCGCCGAGATCAAGCCAGAGGCGCCAGCGCCAGTAACGGAATTAGCCTCCGCCGAGGCCGCAGCACTCGCCTCAGGGCGCAGCGTGCCGCCGCCCGAGCTCAAAATTGATTTATTGGTGAACAACGCCCCAGTGCGGGATGTGTTTCTCGCGCTGGTGTCTGATACCCGTTACAGCATGCTGCTGCATCCGGATGTAGCCGGCACGCTGTCAGTGGCGCTGCGCAACGTGACCTTGGTCGAGGCTTTGGAGTCTATTCGTGATGTTTATGGCTACGACTTTAGGATAGATGGCCAACGCATCACGATTTATGCACCCACGCTGCAGACGCGAATTTTCACCGTCAACTACCCGATCTCCCAGCGCACCGGCAGCAGCGAGCTGCGCGTCTCCTCCGGCACCACGCTAGCGCCGAATAACGGTGTCGGCAGCTCAGGCGCGAGCGGTCAATCGATTGCATCTTCTGGTGCCAACAGCAATCAGGGCGAAGGTAGCCGCGTAGTCACCGCTTCTAAAACCGATTTGTGGAGCGAGCTGGCCAACGCCGCGCGCAGCCTGATAGGCCCTGGTGAAGGCCGCAATGTGGTGACCAGTCCGCAGGCCGGCATCATGGCGGTGCGGGCCATGCCAAGCGAATTACGCGAGGTGGAGAAGTTTCTCAAAGCCGCGCAGATCTCAGTGCAGCGCCAAGTCATGCTGGAGGCCAAGATTGTGGAGGTCGAATTGCGCGATGGCTTTCAAGGCGGCATCGACTGGTCAATCCTGAGAAACCGCAGCAACAGCTTTGCCGCCGGCACGATTAGCGGCAACACCAGCAGTGCAAGTAGTCGCAACGCCTTGGTAAGCGGTGTGCAACCCGGTCTGCCGGGCTTTTCTGGCGGCCCCAGTGCGTTGGCCGGCCCGCTCTCGCTGCCGGCTGCCGGCGCCGGCTTATTTGGCTTGGCGTTTGCAGGCGGCGGCTTCCAAGCCGTGCTGGGTTTTCTGGAAACGCAGGGTGATGTGCAAATTCTCTCTAGCCCCCGCATCGCCACGCTGAACAACCAAAAAGCCGTGCTCAAGGTGGGCAATGAGGACTTTTTTGTCACCAACGTCTCCAGTACTTCTACGCCTATTGTTGGCGCTGCAGGCACGGTGGGTAACAGCCAGCCAGCGGTGACGCTGACGCCTTTTTTCTCTGGCATCTCGCTTGATGTCACGCCGCAAATCGATTCCGGCAACAGCATCATGCTGCACGTTCACCCTTCGGTGACTACGGTGACCGAGAAGAATCGGCAGATTGACCTGGGTAACGGCGGCAGCTACAACCTGCCGCTGGCTTCAAGCAGCGTGAACGAGACCGACACCATGGTGAAAATCATAGACGGCAATATCGTCGCCATCGGCGGCTTGATGCAGATACAAAGCAGTCGTCAGTCTTCAGGTCTACCCGGCTCGGGGGACAACACCTTGCTCGCCAACTTGTTTGGCAACCGGGTCAACAGTGGGCGCAAAAAAGAAGTGGTGGTGCTGATCAAACCGACGATTATCCGCACTGCCGAAGACTGGGAATCGCAAACCCGCAGAGCCTCTACCGCTCTAGACGAGATGGATACGGTACGCGCCCGGGTGATTCGCATCGATGGCAGTTTTGCGGCTAGCCGGCCTAAAGTGCCTGCACCAACAACGCCAACGCCAGTGCCAGCATTGGTTAAGTAG
- a CDS encoding PilN domain-containing protein, with the protein MIYQINLYSNSLRRQKLYFSLRVLLLTLLGCGLLGAWPTYSWMRTLEQSGVQLQAQLDLQARELESAKASLLQNTPGSGSLATSVAAQLLVQRAQVQAQGQQLAELQRGQIVPGQGYAARLTLIANSIPANVWITDISADAGRLELGGFTLAPSAIDKWQTTLAASPLLKGQSLAAIRVEKAKESDSLKASSSAPPLWTFTLKSAPVLLSAGSQL; encoded by the coding sequence ATGATTTACCAAATCAATCTTTATTCCAATTCGCTGCGTCGGCAAAAACTTTACTTTTCGCTGCGCGTCTTGCTCTTGACTCTGCTTGGCTGTGGATTGCTGGGGGCCTGGCCCACGTATTCGTGGATGCGAACGTTAGAGCAATCTGGTGTGCAGCTTCAAGCTCAGTTGGATTTGCAAGCTCGCGAACTGGAGAGTGCTAAGGCCAGCCTGCTGCAAAACACGCCTGGCAGTGGCTCGCTGGCTACTAGTGTGGCGGCGCAGCTGTTGGTGCAGCGCGCGCAAGTGCAAGCGCAGGGCCAGCAGCTAGCGGAGTTGCAGCGCGGCCAAATCGTGCCAGGTCAAGGCTATGCGGCGCGGCTCACTTTAATCGCCAACAGTATTCCGGCCAACGTTTGGATTACGGATATCAGCGCTGACGCTGGGCGGCTGGAGCTGGGCGGCTTCACGCTAGCGCCGTCAGCGATTGATAAGTGGCAGACGACGCTGGCAGCCAGTCCTTTGTTAAAGGGCCAGAGCCTCGCGGCCATTCGGGTCGAGAAGGCGAAAGAAAGTGATAGCCTTAAAGCGTCCAGCAGTGCGCCACCGCTTTGGACTTTTACGCTCAAAAGTGCGCCGGTATTGCTCAGCGCTGGGAGCCAGCTATGA
- a CDS encoding DUF6701 domain-containing protein codes for MSRYPSVVVRKPTRLVALLLCLSLLLVGMPVQALDNYFSADATRLPAGCSISSPNNYVCSSLTLAASDTVTFAPTNSPVTLTINGAFDAGASSLINSVNPVANLTISVGAAVSLGASAVANATIVGSAAITVGAQSKVSGSISSGDGAITLGESSNVSGAITTDSGGLTLGASSKSGSLSTNSGGLTIGASSVVSGNVSTGSGAITLGASGQVAGNLTSVSGVITAGTSVVINGNISTDSSAVTTGADSIVNGNGNGNVSSNGGVVTLGASNNISGAVTSGSGAVTVGASSSIGTGLSSQSGVLTVGAGVTFCGKPYVAGAASFDCLERNANQTWDSAARRPLYTRLAGQTFAFDVVALQTDGSLLSNYVTNGSSAKTLSLELVDGTGSTACESRAAVGSPQSLVFNDTDQGRKVSPALGVTSAYASLRCRIRDTTVSPALVSCSSESFAVRPSGFTVTSPDANADASGSSASAAPVIKAGALFGLTANSSALGYNGTPMLDTSKLQAHAGALQVGAFAGSFGTASASTGAAIGTNFRYGEVGYFRLNKGAVVDSSFAATDQAAGRCVAGSIENVIDTSGRIGCIIGSLESPFFGRFIPDHFAVSAGRFANRCSGAACTDVAGPSESRFTYAGEDFSIRSFTLSASNGFAPSSITRNYDGAFARFDPTAAGSFGFAAVNLTDGATPTSATAFANGIAAGQLQLLSSEAQWTAGVGRMNAAFRLNRTAAPAVPYEAFRIGINPLDLDQVGALTGDKSLASQVGTSAVNDRVLIGSSIIRHGRVRLKSSCISELQDLPLSLRAEYWDGQFWRLNADDIGTRVTLSIAPVSTPDISAKTCVLESANLSGRGCAQPVAVAGRSFLQGGLNGTDSQGVAGFAGNFNLWLKSPGAGNSGVVSVTASVPIWLQFAWQSSNLSNPAANANFGSCSPVIYKRENF; via the coding sequence ATGAGTCGCTACCCTTCTGTCGTCGTGCGTAAGCCAACCCGCTTGGTGGCTTTGCTGCTGTGCCTGTCTTTGCTGCTGGTGGGCATGCCGGTGCAGGCTTTGGACAACTATTTCTCGGCTGATGCGACCCGTTTACCGGCCGGTTGCAGCATCAGCAGCCCTAACAACTATGTTTGCTCTAGCCTGACGCTGGCCGCCAGTGACACCGTCACCTTCGCTCCTACTAATAGCCCGGTCACGTTAACGATAAACGGTGCTTTTGACGCCGGTGCCAGCAGTCTTATCAACAGTGTGAACCCGGTTGCCAACCTGACTATTTCGGTCGGTGCCGCAGTTTCGCTGGGCGCGAGTGCGGTTGCCAATGCCACTATAGTGGGCTCAGCTGCCATCACGGTAGGTGCTCAAAGCAAGGTAAGCGGCAGTATCAGTTCTGGCGACGGTGCCATTACATTGGGTGAGTCTAGTAATGTGAGCGGAGCCATTACTACGGATTCGGGCGGGCTCACTTTGGGCGCTTCCAGCAAGTCTGGCTCTCTCTCTACCAATTCGGGCGGGCTCACCATAGGCGCTTCCAGCGTTGTGTCCGGTAACGTTTCAACCGGCAGTGGTGCGATCACCCTAGGCGCGAGTGGCCAGGTCGCAGGCAATCTCACCAGTGTCTCCGGCGTCATTACCGCGGGTACGTCTGTGGTGATTAATGGCAACATATCAACTGACAGCAGCGCAGTGACCACGGGTGCTGACAGTATTGTCAATGGCAATGGCAATGGCAATGTCAGTAGCAATGGCGGCGTCGTCACTCTGGGTGCGAGCAACAATATCAGCGGCGCAGTCACCAGCGGGAGTGGTGCGGTCACTGTGGGCGCGAGTTCTAGTATTGGAACTGGTCTTTCCAGCCAGAGTGGTGTGCTCACGGTGGGCGCTGGCGTCACTTTTTGTGGCAAACCCTATGTCGCTGGTGCGGCTTCCTTTGATTGTCTTGAACGTAACGCTAACCAGACCTGGGACAGTGCAGCACGCCGTCCACTTTACACCCGGCTGGCGGGTCAGACATTCGCCTTTGATGTGGTCGCTTTGCAAACTGACGGTAGTCTTTTAAGTAACTATGTAACCAACGGTAGTTCGGCCAAAACGCTAAGCTTAGAACTAGTGGACGGCACTGGCAGCACGGCTTGTGAGTCGCGTGCCGCCGTCGGGTCACCCCAGTCTTTGGTCTTTAACGATACCGATCAGGGGCGCAAAGTCTCGCCTGCTTTGGGGGTGACATCAGCCTATGCCAGCTTGCGTTGCCGAATCCGGGACACCACTGTGAGCCCCGCACTGGTGTCCTGCTCGTCCGAGAGTTTTGCGGTGCGGCCAAGCGGTTTTACCGTCACCTCGCCGGATGCCAATGCTGACGCCAGCGGCAGCAGCGCCAGTGCTGCGCCTGTGATTAAGGCCGGTGCATTGTTTGGTTTGACCGCCAACAGCAGTGCCTTAGGTTACAACGGCACACCAATGTTAGACACTAGCAAGTTGCAAGCCCATGCTGGCGCGCTGCAGGTCGGCGCGTTCGCGGGCAGTTTTGGCACCGCCTCGGCGAGTACTGGTGCGGCCATCGGTACGAATTTTCGCTACGGCGAGGTCGGCTATTTCAGATTGAATAAGGGGGCAGTGGTGGACAGCTCGTTCGCCGCGACAGACCAAGCGGCAGGTCGCTGCGTGGCGGGCTCTATCGAAAACGTGATAGATACGAGTGGCCGGATTGGCTGCATTATTGGCAGCTTAGAGAGTCCATTTTTTGGCCGCTTCATACCCGACCATTTCGCCGTCAGCGCCGGCCGTTTTGCCAACCGCTGCAGCGGCGCGGCTTGTACCGATGTGGCCGGCCCGAGCGAGTCGCGCTTTACTTACGCGGGTGAGGACTTTTCCATCCGCAGCTTTACCCTCAGTGCCAGCAACGGCTTTGCGCCGTCATCGATTACCCGTAACTACGACGGTGCATTTGCCCGTTTTGACCCCACTGCAGCGGGCAGCTTTGGCTTTGCTGCGGTGAACCTAACGGATGGAGCCACGCCAACGAGTGCCACTGCGTTTGCTAATGGCATTGCGGCGGGTCAGCTGCAGTTGCTGTCCTCTGAGGCTCAATGGACGGCAGGCGTCGGGCGTATGAATGCAGCGTTTAGGCTAAACCGCACAGCTGCGCCAGCTGTGCCTTATGAAGCTTTTCGGATTGGCATAAACCCTTTGGATTTAGATCAGGTTGGGGCGTTGACGGGGGATAAAAGCCTAGCCAGTCAAGTCGGCACCAGTGCAGTCAACGACCGGGTGTTAATTGGCAGCAGCATTATTCGCCATGGTCGGGTGCGCTTGAAGTCTAGTTGCATCTCTGAGCTGCAGGATTTACCCCTGTCACTGCGCGCCGAGTACTGGGATGGTCAGTTCTGGCGCTTAAACGCGGACGATATCGGCACACGTGTGACGCTCTCAATTGCACCAGTTAGCACGCCTGATATCAGCGCCAAGACCTGCGTATTGGAAAGCGCCAACCTCAGCGGCAGAGGCTGTGCGCAACCGGTTGCAGTGGCGGGACGCAGCTTTTTGCAAGGCGGCTTAAACGGCACGGACAGCCAAGGTGTTGCCGGCTTTGCGGGTAATTTCAATCTCTGGCTCAAATCTCCGGGCGCGGGTAACTCTGGTGTGGTTTCTGTGACAGCTTCTGTACCGATTTGGCTACAGTTTGCTTGGCAATCGAGTAACCTAAGCAATCCGGCAGCTAATGCGAATTTTGGCAGTTGCAGTCCGGTGATTTACAAACGGGAGAACTTTTGA
- a CDS encoding PulJ/GspJ family protein yields MTDRRYLPDSAYPPRSLRRRQRGFTLIEMVLVITLMGALGVVVVVAMKTPIDTYLAGSRRADLSDSADTALRRVSRDLRKALPNSVRLVANDAQCLEFIPTRTGGRYREAIDSRAALAQTNLNVLDFNLVASSFNMLGENPALPSDQHIRTGDLVAVYNLGSVGSDAYRLDNVAQISASTLAIPGGLLSGVSYGPETQLQISGRSTPFPLPSASKRFQIIPGDEQVVSYVCSGAGLDAAGNGQGTLYRYARSALSNAQGLTAYPPPTSCAAILTNLNAVTDKPAVLASNVSECRFDYDSASGHLGLVRLALSVTRSNETVRLSAQTGVENLP; encoded by the coding sequence ATGACAGACCGGCGCTATCTACCAGACTCAGCATACCCACCACGCTCACTACGCCGGCGGCAAAGAGGCTTTACGCTGATTGAAATGGTGTTGGTCATCACCCTCATGGGCGCGCTGGGCGTGGTCGTGGTGGTGGCCATGAAAACGCCAATCGATACCTATCTGGCCGGCAGTCGCCGCGCCGACTTAAGTGACTCGGCCGACACGGCGCTGCGCCGAGTCAGCCGCGACCTGCGCAAGGCGCTGCCCAACAGCGTGCGCTTAGTCGCTAACGATGCGCAGTGCCTAGAGTTCATCCCCACCCGCACCGGTGGGCGCTACCGAGAAGCGATAGACAGCCGCGCAGCGCTGGCGCAGACCAATTTAAATGTGCTCGACTTCAACCTAGTCGCGAGCAGTTTTAATATGCTGGGCGAGAACCCGGCGTTGCCCTCAGATCAGCACATTCGCACGGGCGACTTGGTGGCGGTCTACAACCTAGGCAGTGTGGGCTCTGATGCCTACCGGCTCGACAATGTCGCTCAAATTAGCGCTAGTACGCTGGCCATACCCGGCGGGCTGCTGAGCGGCGTGAGTTACGGGCCTGAAACACAGCTTCAAATTAGCGGGCGCAGCACGCCTTTTCCCCTGCCATCCGCGAGCAAACGCTTTCAAATCATTCCCGGCGATGAGCAGGTGGTGAGCTACGTCTGCTCTGGTGCCGGCCTAGACGCGGCGGGCAACGGGCAGGGCACGCTTTACCGCTACGCAAGAAGCGCACTGAGTAATGCGCAGGGCCTAACCGCCTACCCCCCGCCCACCAGCTGTGCGGCCATACTTACCAACCTTAATGCGGTAACTGACAAGCCCGCCGTGTTGGCCAGCAATGTCAGTGAATGCCGTTTTGACTACGACAGCGCCAGTGGCCATTTAGGCCTGGTGCGTTTGGCGCTGAGTGTGACACGTAGCAATGAGACCGTGCGCCTGAGTGCCCAGACTGGTGTGGAGAATTTGCCATGA
- a CDS encoding type II secretion system protein — MTKPSERGFTLIEMIIFLVVVSVAMAGLLQVMAVAVKFSALPLQRKQAVEMAQGLLQEMVQKDYSEIVTPPAQSSVNGLQASVLVSDAGALGSASTPLVETKKIAVTVQFADQSLSLTGYRSNYDMTGAGK; from the coding sequence ATGACTAAGCCTTCTGAGCGTGGTTTTACGTTAATTGAGATGATTATTTTTTTGGTCGTGGTCTCGGTTGCCATGGCCGGCTTGCTGCAGGTGATGGCGGTGGCGGTGAAATTTAGCGCCCTGCCTTTGCAGAGAAAACAAGCGGTTGAGATGGCCCAAGGACTGCTGCAAGAGATGGTGCAAAAAGACTACTCAGAAATTGTGACGCCGCCAGCCCAGAGTAGCGTGAACGGCTTGCAGGCATCGGTGCTGGTCAGCGACGCTGGCGCGCTCGGCAGTGCCTCAACCCCTCTTGTAGAGACTAAAAAAATTGCCGTCACGGTGCAGTTTGCCGACCAAAGTCTGAGCTTGACTGGCTACCGCTCTAACTACGATATGACGGGTGCAGGGAAATGA
- a CDS encoding pilus assembly FimT family protein, which produces MSRQSVFEIVRPARLLQSGISLLELITVVTVLGALSAYAVPRMMDNSSFFARGFHDETIALLRYAQKSAIAQRRNVCATFTGTSAQLSIASTAGGACDTALSGPAQNCSQGLPVGVKACVQARNGVSFSATPAVLTFDGLGQPTLGVQSIQVAVDGVPISLRIVIEDSTGYVHD; this is translated from the coding sequence TTGAGTCGTCAGTCCGTATTTGAGATAGTCCGACCTGCACGTTTGCTGCAATCGGGTATTTCATTGTTGGAGCTCATCACCGTCGTGACGGTGCTGGGCGCTTTGTCTGCCTATGCTGTTCCGCGCATGATGGACAACAGCAGTTTTTTTGCCCGCGGTTTCCATGATGAAACCATCGCTTTGCTGCGATACGCGCAAAAGTCCGCGATCGCTCAGCGGCGCAATGTTTGCGCGACTTTCACTGGTACGTCGGCGCAGCTTTCTATTGCCTCTACTGCGGGCGGTGCCTGTGATACAGCCCTGTCTGGCCCGGCGCAGAACTGTAGCCAAGGCTTACCAGTAGGCGTTAAGGCCTGTGTTCAAGCGCGCAATGGTGTGTCTTTCAGCGCTACACCTGCTGTGCTGACATTTGATGGTTTGGGTCAGCCCACCTTGGGTGTTCAATCCATACAAGTGGCGGTTGACGGCGTGCCTATCTCACTCCGCATCGTGATTGAAGACTCTACCGGCTACGTCCATGACTAA
- a CDS encoding type II secretion system protein — translation MQKTQRGFTLIELVATTVILGVLAAVAIPKFTDLKGDASQAAVKGVADTLTTAANANYAKRSVTGTTTDSFATVDTVITCATVAPLLLASGLPTGYTASPAVGAAAGAVLVVGNNLCTLTLTETNNTPKTAQFGVIGIL, via the coding sequence ATGCAAAAAACACAACGCGGTTTTACTTTAATTGAATTGGTTGCAACAACCGTGATCCTAGGTGTGCTGGCTGCTGTGGCCATCCCTAAATTTACGGACTTAAAGGGTGACGCGTCGCAGGCTGCTGTCAAGGGTGTTGCGGATACTCTTACCACGGCTGCGAACGCTAATTACGCTAAGCGCAGCGTTACTGGCACCACAACTGATAGCTTTGCGACAGTTGACACAGTTATTACATGCGCAACTGTCGCACCGCTGCTTCTAGCGAGTGGTTTGCCTACAGGTTACACGGCTAGCCCTGCTGTCGGTGCTGCTGCTGGTGCCGTACTGGTTGTCGGCAACAACCTCTGCACCTTAACTCTCACAGAAACCAACAATACGCCCAAAACCGCTCAGTTCGGGGTAATCGGTATTCTCTGA
- a CDS encoding DUF6701 domain-containing protein produces MSRYPSVVVRKPTRLVALLLCLSLLLVGMPVQAIDFHFSSDANSLPAGCSIISADNYVCSSLTLAAGDTLTVVSTAPVTLKIDGAFTAGASSFVNATGQVADLTISVGAAAALGANVIANANIIGSAAVSVGADSKLGGSISTVGGAIVLGAGSTVVGAVSTDSGALTVGAGSNVTGNVSTVSGALTLGASSQIVGNISTVTGAITLGALFNADGSISTESGVISVGAGSVVKGSITSTSGVIGVGANSQVSGAIASVSGAVTVGADSVVSGGVASQTGAVTAGAGVVVCGSSYAAGSVCSLNAAAFDCLEHSANQTLDSTSRRPLYTRLAGQTFAFDVVALQVNGNLQTSYVVNGGPSKTLSLELVDGADSTACESRAAVGSAQSLVLSSTDQGRKVSPALGVTSAYASLRCRIRDTTVSPALVSCSSESFAVRPSGFTVTSPDANADPSGSGASAASVIKAGAQFGLTATSSALGYKGTPVLDPSQLQAHAGALQVGALSGSFGLASADIGAASGINFRYGEVGYFRLNAGALVDSSFTAQDQAAGRCVAGSFSNQVDASGRIGCNIGSLESPFFGRFIPDHFAVSAGRFANRCSGAACTDVAGPSESRFTYAGEDFSIRSFTLSASNGFAPSSITRNYDGAFARFDATAAGNFGFAAVNLTDGTTPTSATAFANGGAAGQLQLLSSEGQWTEGVGRMSAAFRLNRTAAPAGPFEALRIGIDPLDLDQVGALTGDKSLASQVGTSAVNDRVLIGSSIIRHGRVRLKSSCISELQDLPLSLRAEYWDGQFWRLNADDIGTRVTLSIAPVSTPDISAKTCVLESANLSGRGCAQPVAVAGRSFLQGGLNGTDSQGVAGFAGNFNLWLKSPGAGNSGGVSVSAAVPTWLQFAWQASTLSNPVVNANFGSCSPVIYKRENF; encoded by the coding sequence ATGAGTCGCTACCCTTCTGTCGTCGTGCGTAAGCCAACCCGTTTGGTGGCTTTGCTGCTGTGCCTGTCTTTGCTACTGGTGGGCATGCCGGTGCAGGCCATAGATTTTCATTTCTCCAGTGACGCCAACAGTCTGCCTGCCGGTTGCAGCATCATCAGTGCCGACAACTATGTTTGTTCTAGCCTGACGCTAGCCGCTGGTGACACATTAACCGTCGTATCTACCGCGCCGGTCACGCTAAAAATAGACGGCGCTTTTACCGCTGGCGCTAGCAGTTTTGTGAATGCAACAGGCCAAGTTGCCGATCTGACTATTTCGGTTGGCGCAGCAGCAGCGTTGGGCGCTAATGTGATTGCCAATGCCAATATCATCGGCTCAGCGGCGGTGTCGGTTGGTGCAGACAGTAAATTGGGAGGAAGCATCAGCACTGTCGGCGGCGCTATTGTCCTGGGCGCGGGCAGTACAGTGGTTGGGGCTGTCAGTACTGATTCAGGTGCACTCACCGTTGGCGCAGGTAGCAACGTGACAGGTAACGTCTCAACCGTCAGCGGTGCGCTTACGCTGGGAGCCAGCAGCCAAATCGTTGGCAACATCAGCACCGTCACCGGCGCCATTACCTTGGGCGCACTTTTCAACGCGGATGGCAGTATCTCGACTGAGTCAGGTGTAATCAGCGTGGGCGCTGGAAGCGTCGTTAAAGGTAGCATCACCAGCACAAGCGGCGTTATTGGTGTAGGGGCGAATAGCCAGGTCAGCGGTGCAATCGCCAGCGTCAGCGGTGCGGTTACTGTGGGCGCAGACTCTGTTGTTAGCGGTGGCGTTGCCAGTCAGACCGGTGCTGTTACCGCGGGTGCAGGTGTTGTTGTTTGTGGATCCTCGTATGCTGCTGGGTCGGTTTGCTCGCTGAATGCGGCTGCTTTTGATTGTCTTGAGCACAGCGCCAATCAGACTTTGGATAGCACATCGCGTCGTCCGCTTTATACCCGGCTAGCTGGCCAGACGTTTGCTTTTGACGTGGTGGCGCTCCAAGTTAACGGCAATCTTCAGACAAGCTACGTAGTGAACGGTGGCCCCTCCAAAACTTTAAGCCTAGAACTAGTGGACGGCGCTGACAGCACGGCTTGTGAGTCGCGTGCCGCTGTCGGGTCAGCGCAGTCTCTGGTGTTAAGTTCGACTGACCAAGGACGCAAAGTCTCGCCTGCTTTGGGGGTGACATCAGCCTATGCCAGCTTGCGTTGCCGAATCCGGGACACCACTGTGAGCCCCGCACTGGTGTCATGCTCGTCCGAGAGTTTTGCGGTGCGGCCAAGCGGTTTTACCGTTACCTCGCCGGATGCCAATGCTGACCCTAGCGGTAGCGGCGCCAGCGCTGCATCTGTGATTAAGGCCGGTGCACAGTTTGGTTTGACCGCCACCAGCAGTGCTTTGGGTTACAAAGGCACACCAGTGTTAGACCCCAGCCAGTTGCAAGCTCATGCTGGTGCGCTGCAGGTCGGCGCGCTTTCGGGTAGTTTTGGTCTCGCCTCGGCGGATATTGGTGCTGCCAGTGGCATAAATTTTCGCTACGGCGAGGTCGGCTATTTCAGATTAAATGCGGGTGCGTTGGTGGACAGCTCGTTCACTGCTCAAGATCAAGCAGCGGGTCGCTGCGTGGCGGGCTCTTTTTCTAACCAAGTAGACGCCAGCGGTCGGATTGGCTGCAATATTGGCAGCTTAGAGAGTCCATTTTTTGGCCGCTTCATACCCGACCATTTCGCCGTCAGCGCCGGCCGTTTTGCCAACCGCTGCAGCGGCGCGGCTTGTACCGATGTGGCCGGCCCGAGCGAGTCGCGCTTTACTTACGCGGGTGAGGACTTTTCCATCCGCAGCTTTACCCTCAGTGCCAGCAACGGCTTTGCGCCGTCATCGATTACCCGTAACTACGACGGTGCATTTGCCCGTTTTGATGCCACTGCAGCGGGCAACTTTGGCTTTGCCGCGGTGAACCTAACGGATGGAACCACGCCAACGAGTGCCACCGCGTTTGCCAATGGCGGTGCGGCGGGTCAGTTGCAGCTGCTGTCCTCTGAGGGTCAATGGACGGAAGGCGTCGGGCGTATGAGTGCGGCGTTTAGGCTGAACCGAACGGCTGCACCGGCGGGTCCCTTTGAAGCACTTCGCATTGGCATAGACCCTTTGGATTTAGATCAGGTTGGGGCGTTGACGGGGGATAAAAGCCTAGCCAGTCAAGTCGGCACCAGTGCAGTCAACGACCGGGTGTTAATTGGCAGCAGCATTATTCGCCATGGTCGGGTGCGCTTGAAGTCTAGTTGCATTTCTGAGCTGCAGGATTTACCCCTTTCACTGCGCGCCGAGTACTGGGATGGTCAGTTCTGGCGCTTAAACGCGGACGATATCGGCACACGTGTGACGCTCTCAATTGCACCAGTTAGCACGCCTGATATCAGTGCCAAGACCTGCGTATTGGAAAGCGCCAACCTCAGCGGCAGAGGCTGTGCGCAACCGGTTGCAGTGGCGGGACGCAGCTTTTTGCAAGGCGGCTTAAATGGCACGGACAGCCAAGGTGTTGCCGGCTTTGCGGGTAATTTCAATCTCTGGCTCAAATCTCCGGGCGCGGGTAACTCCGGTGGGGTTTCAGTGTCAGCCGCTGTGCCCACTTGGTTGCAGTTCGCTTGGCAAGCTAGCACTCTTAGTAATCCAGTGGTCAACGCGAATTTTGGCAGTTGCAGTCCGGTGATTTACAAACGGGAGAACTTTTGA